The proteins below are encoded in one region of bacterium:
- a CDS encoding serine hydrolase translates to MNVTYVICIMVTGILLSSKSGCSQEKNYSELDKFEYVANPVPSYFPGKSWNRTDPLKMGWSADKLEKAHQYFDSLNADAFMLISGGYVIASWGETQKKINVRSIRKSLLNGLFGVYIDSININLRLSDLGIDDSKKLSEKEKEAKIKDLLTSTSGIYLPANYTTSEADEKKPARGSKKAGEHWYYNNWDFNALGTLYSKITSQDIFKSFEQKIAIPLQMEDFSMDDTEMIIDNGSVHPAYVFKLTARDAARFGLLYLRKGSWNKQSLISSEWIEESTRSHFTVTKYFDYGYLWWILKDRSGTRLGYMARGNGGQFIFVNPELDMVAVLLADPGSILNKWLGKRIELKESLTLLGKVLDAKSN, encoded by the coding sequence ATGAACGTAACTTACGTTATATGCATTATGGTAACTGGCATACTACTTTCCAGCAAGAGCGGGTGCTCACAGGAAAAAAACTATTCTGAGCTTGACAAATTCGAATATGTCGCAAATCCTGTTCCGTCATATTTTCCCGGTAAATCTTGGAATCGAACTGACCCACTTAAAATGGGATGGTCAGCTGACAAACTTGAAAAAGCGCATCAATATTTTGATTCATTAAATGCGGACGCCTTTATGCTTATTTCTGGCGGTTATGTTATTGCTTCATGGGGCGAAACCCAAAAAAAAATAAACGTTCGTTCGATACGTAAGAGCTTACTGAACGGGCTGTTTGGTGTATATATTGATTCCATTAACATTAATCTACGTCTTTCAGATCTCGGAATAGATGATAGCAAGAAACTTTCTGAAAAGGAAAAAGAAGCGAAGATAAAAGACCTTCTGACGTCTACATCAGGTATTTATCTTCCTGCAAATTATACAACAAGCGAAGCTGATGAGAAAAAGCCGGCGCGAGGATCAAAAAAAGCGGGTGAACATTGGTACTATAATAATTGGGATTTCAACGCTCTTGGGACGTTGTATTCCAAGATCACCTCTCAAGATATTTTCAAAAGTTTTGAACAGAAGATCGCCATCCCTCTACAAATGGAGGATTTTTCAATGGATGATACAGAAATGATTATAGATAACGGCTCCGTCCATCCGGCCTACGTTTTTAAACTAACGGCTAGAGACGCCGCACGGTTTGGGCTTCTCTATCTCCGTAAAGGATCATGGAACAAACAATCCCTGATATCATCCGAATGGATTGAGGAAAGTACCCGAAGTCATTTCACAGTAACAAAATATTTCGACTATGGATATCTCTGGTGGATACTCAAAGATCGCAGCGGTACTAGATTAGGTTATATGGCTCGCGGCAACGGCGGACAATTTATTTTTGTCAATCCCGAGCTTGACATGGTCGCTGTGTTGCTTGCTGATCCCGGTTCAATTCTGAATAAGTGGCTCGGAAAACGCATCGAACTCAAAGAAAGTTTAACCTTGCTTGGAAAAGTTTTAGATGCCAAAAGCAACTGA